A segment of the Thermoplasmatales archaeon genome:
TATATTCGCATTATCTCCAATCGTGATTGGATTAGGGTTCATTACGTCTTTCACTTTGAGGACTGAAATATTAGAATCTTGCTTGATATGTTCTATAGAAAGGGCGCCCTGAAGTATGCTGCCGGATTGGACAACTATCATTTTCGTTTTGGTGGATCTGAGTTTTTCAAGGCCCTCCCTTAAGGGATCATTTTCCTCCACGTACGGATATTCTCTATTCATTGCATCTCTCACAGAAATCTGATCCATTACGGGCGTTTCATATTCCAGTTTATGTGCTGGAGACTGGGATCGATTGAGAACCTGTGCACTGTATATTGAGTACTTGGAGCCGGAGACAAAATATGATATTACTGTGGAAAGCATTAGCGGAAGAAAGAGCGCAAATCCCCCAGTCATCTCTGTACCCATGATCATAACGGAAATTGGCGCTTTCGAGATTCCTCCAAAGAAAGCAATCATAGTAACTATCGTTATTTCTGTAACATTCAGGTACGGGAAGAAAGGATGTATCACTATACCAATCGCCGCACCCATGAAAGCTCCTGTAACTATACCCGGAGCAAAGACACCCCCAGATCCTCCAGATCCTATAGTGAATGAGGTGGCTATAATTTTCATGAAAAAAAGGACTATCAGTATCCACAAAGGTAACAGGACAAGATTGTCAAGGAATATCTGCTGTACCCAGCCATAGCCAAGACCCAATACTTCTGGGAAAAATATTGCTATGACACCAACTATAGCCGCGCCTATTGCAGGCCTGAAATATTTCGATACCTTCAACTTTTTAAAAAGACTCTGGATGCCATAAAAGAACTTGACGTAGAGGATTCCGCCTGCACCTGCGAGTATTCCGATGCCCGCATAAACCAAAAGAGCTTCGGGGTGAACGAATCCAAGATAGGTTGTTCATGGAATAAGGAACAGGGCTCGATACCCAAAAACATAGCCAAATATGGAGTAACCTGTAACAGAAGCTATAATGGATGGAACCAGAGCCTCAACCTCGAAATCCTGCCTGTAGAGAATTTCTGTGCTTAACAGTGCACCTCCAAGAGGGGCCATGAATATGCTTCCAATACCTGCTCCTATGCCTGCTGCCATCGCTATCCTTCTATCCTTGTCTGAAAGCCTGAATAGATCGGATGCAAAAGATCCAAAACCTGCGGCGATCTGTGCTGTTGGGCCCTCCCTCCCTGCGCTTCCACCGGAACCGATCGTTATCGCGGAAGAAACAAGCTTGACAAGTGGGATCCTTCTCCTTATTTTTCCATCATTGTTATGGAAAGCACTTATCGCCGCATCTGTCCCGTGTCCTTCAGCTTCTGGGGCAAATCGATATACGATGAATCCAGAGATCAGGCCACCAGCAACAAGCGACAAGGGAATAAGGTACCACCTGTAATGGCCTATGGTATACAGAGGGGTTGATGCGGTTATTCCCAGGCCAGATTTTGGGGGAGAAAAACCGGTTATTCCAGTAAGCATAAAATGAGTAACTAGCAGGATCGAATAATACAGGGCAAGGCTTCCAACTCCAGCTATTATTCCAATAAATACACCGAGGATGACCCATTTACCGACGGCGCTTTTAATCATAAAATCATGTAAGGTCTCAATTACACCATTCGAAGAAACTGATTTACGCAACTCGTAATGAATATATCTTGGCGCAATAAAACATTTTGCTGCAGAAAGTTACCGTAGCAGGCAAGGTACCATTGATCCCTTAATTGCTCATTAGGCATAGTTGAATAACAAGAATTTAATGTCCTTGTGATGTTGAATATTGGAGTCATAGGTGGAAGCACGGCCGAGAAAAAATATCTGGAAATAGCTGAAAAAATTGGGCGCTTACTTGCATCCAGAAAGGTTGTAGTAATATGTGGAGGTAAGAACGGTGTAATGGAATCAGTATCTCGCGGAGTTCACGAGGCAGGTGGGACGGTCGTAGGCATCCTTCCAGGAACATCAAGTTCAGAAGGCAATGCCTATCTGACTGTATCTATTCCAACGGGGATCGGTTATGCAAGGAATTTTCTTATAGTCCGTGCTTCTGATGCGTTGATAGCGATAGACGGATCAACCGGGACACTCTCTGAGGCTTCATTTGCTCTTACGGAAGGAAAATCAGTTGTTTCAATCGGCACGCACATTGAGACAAAACTTAAGGATGGAGACGGCAAATTCCTGTCTGTTCAAACCGCAGAACAGGCAGTCGAGCTGGTTATGAAGGAAGCGCAGGATCACAGAGATTCCCAAGGACCAGTCTCAGAGGAGGATTAAGAGTCCTGAGGACGAATCACATAGAATGCAGAGGCACTGCCTCAACGGCCTCACACTTGGCCCATTATTGCTACTTTTTCCGGAGCAAATTTATCCACTGCTATATTCATAATAACCATGGCAATACCTATCAAAAGGAGCAGGGGTATCAGCGGAAAAGGGCGAGAAAGGAAGCCCATGTCCGTCGGGAACATTATGGGGTATTTTAGGGTCCCATAATAGGGAAATAATGTTATGGCAAGCAAAGAGACAATGCTGAATAATATAACGAATAGCCTGAAACCAAGTGTGGTAATTGAAAGCAGATCGTAGATCATGAAACTGATTAAGACAGCAACAATGCCAAACAATACAACCGTTTGGTTTTGTGGATAAAGGGTTATGTCGACAACGAAGAAGGAAAGTCCAACTATGAGTGATATCCAACGTACTTTTTTTGTTATGGATGGATCTTTTCTCTTTATCCAGAACGGTGCAAGGCTGATCATTCCCATTGCTATCAGAACCATAAAATCTGTTATGTTAACGAGAAACGATGCTCCAGCTAGAGCTAGAATTATGATTAAAGCCAGTGTAAAAACCCATGATAGATTTCGCAATGAAGTCGGAAAAAAACCATCTTCAGAAAGTGTTCTGAGGTGTCTCGATCCCGCAATCAATGCCGGGACGAATGTAGTTACGGTCGCCAACAGGAAAGCGATGAGAATCGGGATCTCGTATCTCTTTCCCACGTAGTGCCCGATAAGGTACAGGGAAGGGATCGAGACCTTACTAATCACGCTGTAAGGAACGTGAAGGGTAAATACAGTCAAGGCATCAAATAACATAACAGCAGTCGCAATGATAACCGTAGCGACCATGGCAAATGTAATGTAATGTTCCTTGGAATATTTCTTTCCTTTGAGGAAAAATGAAACTATGGGTACCTTCGATTCCGGAACAGTTTCACGCGTCATAATAGCTATCTCCTGGAAACCAAAGAACAGTATGAAGAGATAACCGGTGTTTTCCAGGATGTCAAACCCAACATTCCCGCCGCTATAGGAAAATATGCCGGTAAAGTTCCAGTGCCCAGCATTTCCCAGCCATACTCCCTGGAAAATGACCAGTGTGACCATTATGATAACCATCATGATCTGCGAGTACCCTATGATCCTGAGATACTTGTGTTCGTAGAAAGCATTGACCACAAACCAGAGCGCAAAAAGGCCTATGACGACACTCTCAAGGCCATATATCGACAGAGTTGAAAGACCCAGACTTTCAAGGATGCGAGGGAATGTAACGAATGAAAATGTAACAAAATATAACGCAGAAAATGCGGCCAGCGAAGTATTTGCTATCCAAAGAGAAAAACGTGTGATGAAATATCTTGCAGATTTGTCTCCTGTCGCGGTTTTTACAAACGTTGGCCCGCCTACGGATTCAATGTCATGGTGATGGGAGAAGATGATCATCGAAGAGTAGAGTTTTGCGAGTAGAAATGACAGAACTGCAGGGATAGCGAGTGAAATGATCGAAACATAAGCAAATTGAATTATATTTACTGGTAAAATTATGAAAAGAGGGGAACCGATCGTAGAGCCAATTCCTAGTGCCAGCAAGGTTGAGAATCCATAAACAGGCTTGGATATCTTTTTAGAAACAGGTTTAACAAAAGCTATCTTTCTTGCTCTTATAAAAATAGAAATAAGCGCAACGCCCGCTATCAGCGTAGAGAGAGATGAAAATATTTCCACTCCATCGATTAGTGTTAGTTTTCCTGTTAGGGAAAAGGTATAAATGGACCCAGTTAGTACAAAAGCGCATAATATTGTAATTATGGCACCTAAAGAAAGAGACAAGATTTTCAGTGATAGAACAAGACGCTCATTCAGGTTAAAATTCATCCTGGAATTATGCTTCATGTTAGGTCTTTTCCATTTCCTTAAAAGTTTCACCTGCGATTCTTAATGCTATCAGCGCTGAAATTATCATAAGAATTGATAAGACGAACGTCGCAAGGACTATAGCAGTTGAATCGAAACGGTTGTTTAAAGTTGATCTGGATATATTCGAAATATAATCGATCATGGCGTACGGATTATGATAGGCAAAAAAAACTGGGAGTGCGAACGTGAGCCCAATAAACATAAGAAAAGCAGAAAATGCAATCTGCCCGGTACCGAGTAGAATGAAGCTAATCGGGTTGATCTCTTTCCGTTTTCCTATCAAGTCCACAAAACTAGCTATTTCAGAATCAGGAGAATCAACCAGTTCCTTTCTTAAGTAACTCATGTAGTAATCGTTGCTCTTAGCCAGAGCCATTACTGACTTTATATTCTGCTTAAGCTGATCTATTGAGGTTTCACTTTTATTATTTTTATCCTGCCCGTCCAGTGTCACAATATTGGTATTAATATCGCATTATATTTAAATTATTCCTTTTGACGTTTAATGGAAATACGGAGCGCCATTGAGATTCCTTATATATCTGGATTCATTGGAGAATTCATATGTATCCGAAGCAGTTTGAATATTTTGAACCAACAAGTATATCGGAGACTATCGAGATACTTGAAAATCATGAGAGCAGCAAGATCCTTGCCGGCGGTCAAAGCCTTATCCCGCTTATGAAGGCGAGAATAACGGACATCCCGTACCTTGTCAGTCTGGCAAGAGTACCAAATCTCAGCTATATTAAACGTGAAGGCGATACCATTGCTATAGGCTCAATGACGCTTGATTCGGATCTTGAGTACTCCAAGGAGATTACCGATGACTTCGCTGTTTTTCATGACGCTTTGCTGCATTTGGCGGACCCGTTGATTAGAAACATGGGAACGATAGGCGGAAACATGTCGCATGGTGATCCCAGTAACGATCTTCCCTCGGTTGCGTTGGCTCTTGGTGCAACAATGGAAATAGAGGGTAGAACAGGTTCAAGAGAAGTTTCTGCGGACGATTTTTTTGTTGATACGTTTACGACAGCAATTAAAACAGGAGAGATACTTAGAGAAATACGTTTTCCCTTATGGCACGGCAATTCGGGTGGCGCCTATGTCAAAAGCAGAAAGGGCACAGCAGATTTTTCTATAGCTACGGTGGCAACTCAGATAGAGCTTAATGGCAACACTTGCGAAAGAATCAGGGTAGCGATGTCTTCTGTTGCTCCTACCCCTATCAGGGCCAGGAAGGCTGAATCATTCCTTGCGGGGAAAAAAATGAATGAAGATGCTATAAAAAAGGCCGCAGAACTCGTGGCCGATGATGCAAATCCCACTTCTGATCTCATGGGGACTGCCGATTTCAAGCTCAGCATTCTAAGAAAGACGGCAAGAGAGAGTATAAGAAAAGCATTTGAGAGGGCAACGGGTGTATGAAAATGGAAAAACATCGTGTAAATATTAACATAAATGGGAAGGAGTATTCAGAAGAGATTGAGCCGAGAACGCTCCTTGTAACATTCCTAAGGGATATTGCAGGCTTAACGGGAACACATATAGGATGTGATACTTCCAATTGTGGGGCATGCACCGTTATCATGAACGGCAGGGCAGTGAAATCATGCACTGTTCTTGCTGTGCAGGCTAGCGGATCGAAGATACTTACCATAGAAGGATTCTCTAAAGATGGGGATAAAATGAATCCGATCCAGAAAGCATTCGTAGAAAAAAAAGGATATCAGTGCGGTTACTGTACTTCCGGGATGATCCTCACTGCACTTTCGCTTCTCAACAGGAAGAGGAACCTTACGGAAGACGAGATTAGGGAAGCTCTGAGCGGGAATCTCTGCCGCTGCACTGGATATGACAGTATCATTGATTCAATAATGCTTGCAGATAGCGATATGACTAAGAAGAAGCAAGAAGAAATCTCGGTGGAGGCCTGAAATCATGA
Coding sequences within it:
- a CDS encoding CBS domain-containing protein, which encodes MNREYPYVEENDPLREGLEKLRSTKTKMIVVQSGSILQGALSIEHIKQDSNISVLKVKDVMNPNPITIGDNANIHEALDLLTRSADGKLIVMNHEKNGQVLGTITLSEIADAYNREIRKIKMEMAEQ
- a CDS encoding TIGR00725 family protein, which codes for MLNIGVIGGSTAEKKYLEIAEKIGRLLASRKVVVICGGKNGVMESVSRGVHEAGGTVVGILPGTSSSEGNAYLTVSIPTGIGYARNFLIVRASDALIAIDGSTGTLSEASFALTEGKSVVSIGTHIETKLKDGDGKFLSVQTAEQAVELVMKEAQDHRDSQGPVSEED
- a CDS encoding APC family permease, giving the protein MKHNSRMNFNLNERLVLSLKILSLSLGAIITILCAFVLTGSIYTFSLTGKLTLIDGVEIFSSLSTLIAGVALISIFIRARKIAFVKPVSKKISKPVYGFSTLLALGIGSTIGSPLFIILPVNIIQFAYVSIISLAIPAVLSFLLAKLYSSMIIFSHHHDIESVGGPTFVKTATGDKSARYFITRFSLWIANTSLAAFSALYFVTFSFVTFPRILESLGLSTLSIYGLESVVIGLFALWFVVNAFYEHKYLRIIGYSQIMMVIIMVTLVIFQGVWLGNAGHWNFTGIFSYSGGNVGFDILENTGYLFILFFGFQEIAIMTRETVPESKVPIVSFFLKGKKYSKEHYITFAMVATVIIATAVMLFDALTVFTLHVPYSVISKVSIPSLYLIGHYVGKRYEIPILIAFLLATVTTFVPALIAGSRHLRTLSEDGFFPTSLRNLSWVFTLALIIILALAGASFLVNITDFMVLIAMGMISLAPFWIKRKDPSITKKVRWISLIVGLSFFVVDITLYPQNQTVVLFGIVAVLISFMIYDLLSITTLGFRLFVILFSIVSLLAITLFPYYGTLKYPIMFPTDMGFLSRPFPLIPLLLLIGIAMVIMNIAVDKFAPEKVAIMGQV
- a CDS encoding xanthine dehydrogenase family protein subunit M — encoded protein: MYPKQFEYFEPTSISETIEILENHESSKILAGGQSLIPLMKARITDIPYLVSLARVPNLSYIKREGDTIAIGSMTLDSDLEYSKEITDDFAVFHDALLHLADPLIRNMGTIGGNMSHGDPSNDLPSVALALGATMEIEGRTGSREVSADDFFVDTFTTAIKTGEILREIRFPLWHGNSGGAYVKSRKGTADFSIATVATQIELNGNTCERIRVAMSSVAPTPIRARKAESFLAGKKMNEDAIKKAAELVADDANPTSDLMGTADFKLSILRKTARESIRKAFERATGV
- a CDS encoding (2Fe-2S)-binding protein — encoded protein: MEKHRVNININGKEYSEEIEPRTLLVTFLRDIAGLTGTHIGCDTSNCGACTVIMNGRAVKSCTVLAVQASGSKILTIEGFSKDGDKMNPIQKAFVEKKGYQCGYCTSGMILTALSLLNRKRNLTEDEIREALSGNLCRCTGYDSIIDSIMLADSDMTKKKQEEISVEA